Proteins encoded within one genomic window of Bombus huntii isolate Logan2020A unplaced genomic scaffold, iyBomHunt1.1 ctg00000282.1, whole genome shotgun sequence:
- the LOC126877913 gene encoding omega-amidase NIT2-like produces the protein MLILSSTIHNLNIMILTNIAKQVVRTMSTFRLALVQLEVNEVKRKNVERAVSYISSAKERNADIIALPECFNSPYGIQYFRKYAESIPDGETSVALSNAAKENNIYVVGGTMPEIEGDKLYNTCTIWGPDGTLIAKHRKVHLFDIDIPNKITFRESDSLSPGNSLTTFDVKGCKIGIGICYDIRFEEMARIYRNKGCQMLIYPAAFNMTTGPLHWSLLQRSRANDNQLYVACISPARVPSASYVAWGHTQLTNPWGEILYDLETQENMAVTDIDLKVVEEVRAQIPTFSQRRTDLYDTVCKKE, from the exons ATGTTGATATTGAGTAGTACCATACATAACCTCAACATTATGATACTTACAAACATCGCTAAACAAGTAGTGCGAACGATGTCGA CATTTCGCTTGGCGTTGGTACAACTTGAAGTAAATGAAGTAAAACGCAAAAATGTAGAGCGGGCAGTTTCCTACATTTCTAGCGCAAAAGAGCGCAATGCTGATATTATAGCTCTTCCTGAATGCTTTAATTCACCATATggaatac agtactttcgaaaatacgccgagagtattcctgatggtgaaacgagcgttgctttatcgaatgcagctaaagaaaacaacatctatgtagttggtggtacgatgcctgaaatagagggcgataaattgtacaatacctgtactatttggggtcccgatggaactttgatagcaaaacaccgaaag gtacatctattcgacatcgacattcctaataagattacttttcgagagagtgattcactcagtcctggtaactccctaacgacgttcgatgtgaagggctgcaaaataggtattggcatatgctatgatattagattcgaggaaatggcacgcatttatcggaacaaag gttgccaaatgctgatatatccagcggcattcaatatgaccactggaccactgcactggtcattacttcagcgttccagagcgaatgataatcaattatacgttgcttgcatatcaccggctcgtgttccttcagcaagttacgtcgcatgggggcatacacagttgaccaatccctggggagagattctttacgatttggaaactcaagagaatatggcagtcaccgatatcg atctaaaagttgttgaggaagtaagggctcagatacctacattttctcagagacgtacagatttgtacgacactgtctgtaagaaggagtaa